The following coding sequences are from one Triticum dicoccoides isolate Atlit2015 ecotype Zavitan chromosome 4A, WEW_v2.0, whole genome shotgun sequence window:
- the LOC119286078 gene encoding uncharacterized protein LOC119286078 has protein sequence MRGLSRLGVGLTVVSALLLLALAAELYYLLVHKRRQRRRAAAVSDAASSPSSSSSRELLQLFCFKKPPALASAYAQETSEAVAEVVVDEDDDDDDETVEAQLMRLGSLVGPPRLLFTIKEETKEDLESEDGRSRCGRSRSLGDLLHCSETPYLTPASSPLPPAMEKSYNPLFESPAAVAASPPPKLQFLKDAEEKLYRRALAEEAKRARGSPSPSPAADEEDGGGYITIVVGKNTRVIPLPSPPGSA, from the coding sequence ATGCGGGGTTTGAGTAGGCTAGGCGTCGGGCTCACGGTGGTgtccgcgctcctcctcctcgcgctcgccgCCGAGCTCTACTACCTCCTCGTGCACAAGCGCCGCCAGCGACggcgcgccgccgccgtctccgacgccgcctcctcgccctcctcctcctcctcccgcgagcTGCTCCAGCTCTTCTGCTTCAAGAAGCCGCCCGCGCTCGCCTCCGCCTACGCGCAGGAGACGAGCGAAGCCGTGGCCGAGGTCGTCgtcgacgaggatgacgacgacgacgacgagacgGTGGAGGCGCAGCTGATGCGGCTGGGCAGCCTCGTCGGCCCGCCGCGGCTGCTCTTCACCATCAAGGAAGAGACCAAGGAGGACCTCGAGTCCGAGGACGGCCGGAGCAGGTGCGGGAGGAGCCGGAGCCTCGGCGACCTGCTGCATTGCTCCGAGACGCcgtacctcacgcccgcctcctcgCCCCTCCCGCCGGCCATGGAGAAATCGTACAACCCGCTGTTCGAGTCGCCGGCCGCGGTGGCGGCGTCGCCGCCGCCCAAGCTCCAGTTCCTCAAGGACGCGGAGGAGAAGCTGTACCGGCGGGCACTGGCCGAGGAGGCGAAGAGGGCGCGggggtcgccgtcgccgtcgccggctgccgacgaggaggacggcggcgggtaCATCACCATCGTGGTGGGGAAGAACACCCGGGTCATCCCCTTGCCCTCGCCTCCCGGCAGCGCCTGA